A window of the Lactuca sativa cultivar Salinas chromosome 7, Lsat_Salinas_v11, whole genome shotgun sequence genome harbors these coding sequences:
- the LOC111895670 gene encoding cold-regulated 413 plasma membrane protein 2, which translates to MKGAKNYLRMSTDPTLSEAASKLINSDLKDIGEATRKLADHVIKLGVSGGFITTCLQWLACFAAIYLLILDRTNWRTKILTSLLVPYIFLTLPEWLFGILHGDIGKWITLVGVVLRLFFREHYPEYLELPGSLLLLVVVAPNFVAGYVRVGWIGVIVCLVIGCYLLQEHIRASGGFKNAFTKSNGISNTIGIVLLFVFPVWAIIGLIF; encoded by the exons ATGAAGGGAGCTAAGAATTACTTGAGGATGTCGACTGATCCAACTCTATCAGAAGCAGCTTCCAAGTTGATCAACTCCGATTTGAAAGATATCGGAGAAGCTACGAGGAAATTGGCTGATCATGTCATCAAGCTCGGAGTCAGCGGTGGTTTCATCACTACCTGTCTTCAATGGCTCGCTTGCTTCGCCGCCAT TTATTTGCTGATACTCGATCGGACAAACTGGAGGACGAAGATCCTCACCTCACTTTTGGTCCCCTACATCTTCTTGACTCTTCCTGAGTGGCTCTTCGGAATTTTGCA CGGAGACATCGGGAAATGGATCACTTTAGTCGGAGTCGTATTGCGCCTCTTCTTCCGTGAACATTACCCAG AATATCTAGAGTTGCCGGGATCGTTGCTCCTTTTGGTTGTGGTAGCTCCGAACTTCGTCGCCGGCTATGTCAGAGTAGGGTGGATCGGAGTGATTGTCTGCTTGGTTATCGGATGCTATTTGCTTCAAGAACACATCAGAGCTTCTGGAGGATTCAAGAACGCTTTCACCAAGAGCAATGGCATTTCCAACACCATCGGTATCGTTCTCTTGTTCGTCTTCCCTGTCTGGGCTATAATCGGGTTAATATTCTGA